Genomic segment of Malania oleifera isolate guangnan ecotype guangnan chromosome 7, ASM2987363v1, whole genome shotgun sequence:
tgtttttttaattgttCTGGAATTTTGGTCAGGCTGTTGTCAGACTGTTTCTTCATTTTATGTTTTGTCTAAACATCCTAAAGGTGTCTCAGTTCAATAGATCTTTCTGTTATCTATTTCAAGTTTGTTATGGTGGCCTTGACTGGTGGATTGTGGTGTGACTATTCTACCTTTTTTGCCATTAATGAACTCCATCTTCTAATTCTCTAAAAGTGCGAAACTAGTTTCTCTTCTCTATGTTTAGTTCAACATGAGAGAAACATTAAGTTTATATTTTTCCTGTTTGGTTCAATTGATGGGTGAGAAGAAAAGAAATTGAATACAGTCATTTTACAATATTAACCTTATAAAAAGGTCATGATAATAAGACAATGACAGTATATATGTTAAAAAGGAAATACAAATTGTTTTAGATAATCCAATTGCTCATAGCCCCATTAAATGTGGAACAAACCTATATGCACATTAAACTCCATGGTCACAACATTTTAATTGGGCATATTAAGAAATAAAATGACGTACATTAGACTTATGatttatgatttattaaaaaaaattaagggtcTAATTCCCTTTTTGCAAAGTTATGAGTTGGTTTCTCTTCTCTCCCTCCAAATCTCTTTTGATTTAGGAAGGAAAAGAAGTGGtttcaacacccccccccccccttcttctaTCTCTACTTCTCGTCACTTCTTTTCTCTTATTCACCTTTTATGTCCACCAAACATGAAGTGGAGAGaaattatttcttttttcatttttctctccaCCTCCCCTCAAGTCCCACCAAAGGCACCCTAAAGTTCTGGCCTGGAGAATACCCTTCacttttgtgtttttgtttttttgtttattttttgttttggtgGCAGGGTGTGATAGGTTTATTTGAGTTTAGGAGAATTCATGTTACCACAAATGTCTATACCAAGAACAGCACTCTGTAGAGAAAATTTTCAGAAGGATGATAACAAAAGAAATGTTGGGAACAAATATAACTGACATCAGAAGTATTGAATAGTGATACCCTTTTCATCCTTCTATAACTTTATCTCTCTGAAAACTGAGGACCACCACCCCTTTCAGATTTTGCCCTCCTATGCAACTCTAGAGTCAAGTAATTCACATTTATTGTTTCAAGGCTGATTCACACTTTCTCATGGAATTTCACTTCCAAATAGTTTTTGTAGTTAGTGATGGATCCAGAGTGAGATTGTGGGCAGTTGTTCACCAGTCATATCCTGATTGTTACAGGGCTTCTAGGGCTTGGCACACCTTAGGCCAGGTTTCATGTTTTGTGTGTGTTCGTGTATGTTCCTGTCGTGTGGTGTTAAAATAATATGCATTACCTCCGAAAAAACATAATTATGATGGAATTTAGGATTTGCAGGACGTAGGTATACTATGTTGGGTATTTGCGACTTTACATGAACTGTGAGTTAAGTAAAAATTGATATTTGGTACCTCAGATGCTATGTCATAGCACAATTTATTGCAAGTCAGATATCTTATCATGTGGATATTATAGTGACACCTCTTCCTTTGCCACGGATGCATGTAGAGACTAGAGACTgaagaggaagaaagaaagaaaggctaTCCTTGCAAACCTCTGCCAAGGAAATTATTTCTAATTTCTGAAATGGTAAAAAAATAACGACTCACATCTACTTATATGGCTCCACTTGTTGAGTTATTTAGGATTTGGGCAATAAAATTATACAGAGGTCCTATAAAaaattgataataaaaaaaaaaataataataaataaataatggcTGTATGCTACCATTGGAATTTTCTCTTGGACCAAAATTGCCCCTTCTTTGATGTAAACTCTCAATCTTCGCTCTCATCTTCCAAATCCTATCAAAGCAATCTGGATAGGCCATCTGTATAACATCAATTCTCCCTCATTTGGAAGAACTCAACTCAGTGAGTTAGGAGCATGTTGAAGAGCACTATCGCAGAAATACCTCTGAATGAAGAGCTAACTGTGCTTTTGCTTTAGTCTTTGGCATCTGTGGCACAAGTGAGAGCGTACTTCTTGCCATCGATGAAGGAATATGCATTTCTTGATTTGAAATGCTGGAAAGGCAGACACCAGGTGTAACTGGCTCCTTGGTGCTCCTAGTCAGTCTTCCCAGAACATCATATATCGGTAGTCAACCTTCAATTGGTATTTGTAATCCGAGTTGCTTTGATATGGTGATATGGTTTTGGATGTTGGCCATGTGGCTCAAACTTCAGTCCTGGATTTTTTTTCCACCTCAAATATCACATTGGTGCAACTCCATATATCAAGCCTTGTAGACCAGATTTGTCTTCCATATTTAATTCTTGCGTAAAAGGTTTTACCTTATGAATAAGTACCAAATTACGCTGCATTGACTTGGTGGATCTCAGAAGAGGCTGGATGATACCACATCATTTTAGAGACTGATGAGACAAAAGGATACATAATTTCTTCAGTAAGGGGATATCACAAACTCCCCCACTAATTTGGTAGTCCTTATGCATCAATAGCTTCCCTTTTTGATCTTTGCTGCAGAATTAGTAGACTGAAAAAAGAGATGGCTTGCTAGAGAATGAAAACTGGTTTGTGGCTTACTTCAGCTTGGCTCTACAAAAGTTGCTCACTCTGAGGAACTTTCTCCATTGGAACTCTTGAATGCATATTCTTCAAGTTCATCTTCCATATAACACCACTTGGACTCGGTGGTAGCTAAGGCAAAGGAAATGTGTGTATTTAATCCTTTTTGAATGTTGATACATGAAGAATATCACATCCTTATTCCATGGAACTTTGGATCTTATAGTTGTAGAATATAGTGGTGTGTTCTTCAACGTACTTCTTTGCACAGGGTGAACAAAACTGAGATGAACTCACTGCTTGCAATTTGTGAGCAAGTATCAGGTCATATCCTTTTTTATCTCTCCTCTCTTCTCGTGATCTAATGGTAGCATAGTGCGTCTATTGCTGCTTGGCCCAGCAAACTCGCATTGCcctctttaattttatttgtgaaagACACTTTTTACTATTCAGACAATCCATGCCACCTAAACAAACTATCAATCACAGTCAGAGAATGCCTATCTCCTTGGAAGTCACTGAAATCAGGCCTTGCACCTCTATCCACTTCACAGGTCGTGGTAATGGTGGTGGTGCCCGATGAATAACCAGTCACTGAATAGAAGCTAGCAGTGCATGAGCACTAGCTGCCTGtttagaacttgaaaaatattggggaaaggaaaggaaaatagtAAGGATTCCaattttttcatgtttggttaatgaaggaaatgagaaagaaaatagaaaaatataccaaatcaatgaacaaaattttaattttacacatccttaacacttattttttcttaatttttttatcatactagaacaaattttcatttttaatggtATTTGATATAAAGGGAAATATAGtggaaaatgaatttccttcttattttcttttccttctctttccccatgcaaaatccttgatccaaactgGTCCTAGAAGAACCAAATTCTCTATGGTATGGAAAGTAGTGGTCTAAATCTTCTTTGCCAATGAGTTGAGGTTTGATGTCTGCAGTTGAACAGATACGCAGATTGTTATTTGATCTGTGACAACATGATTTGTATGTGTGTCAATAGAGAAGAAAGTGGGAGGGTTCACCAAGAGAATTTTTCCACAATCAACTAATTAGAAAATAATACATTATATCTATCTGTATGGTCTTCGCTCCTAGGATGGGTTAGGATATAATTTTGGAAGCAAAATAATTAGCAATAAACATCGATATATAACTTAATATTATTCGTAAACTACCATGGGCATTTTCTATTTAAGAACAAAATTGTCCCTTGTATATGGAACTAGCAATCTTTGATCTGGGCTTCCAAAGCCCATCAAAATGATTTGGCCACGCCATCTATTTTTGTGGAACCTGCAACTTTTGGTCCAGGCTTCCCAAGTCCATCAATTGTGGGCTTTGGTTACTTTTGATTCATGGAATACCTATTCCTTAGGGTGAGAATCTGATGTAAAAGTCATGCAGAAATTTGCGTTATGACATCCAACATGGATTAGGAAAGTGATAGACATTcccatggtgaaatttgggaatagttatttctGGTCTGTTCCTCATTTTGGAGTCATAATTTTTTTgcattgttatttgttttatggtagtaatatatatatattctgtaaacTATCAATTCTTTTTCTATAGCTATAATCCTATGATAGATATTTTGCGAACCAAACGTTGAGATTGGTATTGTGGAGATTTGAAACCTTGTAACTACTCTAACCCTAAGACATTTTGCAAACCGAACATAACCTTAAGATTGGTATTGTGGAGATTTGATACCTTACCTTGAAGACAACGGTGGCAATTGCTTGGAGAAGCTGATGCATGTATTGTGGGATTGGACTATTGTGAATATTCAAATTCTAATTTAAGGATAGAGAGGTATGCACATAGGATAGGAGTGGGTGGACTACTGTGTAGGGGGTATTGCGTATTGGTGAACCTTggaattatttttatttagttgtatGTGGTAAACAAGGCCTTAGtggtttgaaattttttaaagtttttgaaGGGTTGATTAGTATTAGTTTTGGCTATTGCAGGGCAGCACGGTTACAATTTGATTAGATGCAAGTGCTAGTTGTGCTTACAGTGTGCCTGATGGTTATACTTTGGCATGTGGTGCTTTTGTaaacattattattatcattattattattatttgaggGGATTGAGATTGTGATGCAAATTATATATCATGTGCACATGTGCAAAGAAATTCCTACTAGTGTTTTCTTTTCTATGCATCTGTCATGCATCCGTCTCAACTTTATTAGCATCACCTGTTATATTACATTTAACAACAATGATAACTGAGTCCTAACTATTTGACATCAGTCACATAATCCTTTTTTCTCCCTTAAACTCTATTCAAGGCAGTCTATTCTATGACATTAATGATTACATTAGTTAAtggcattcaaatttttttaaataaaaaaagctAGAACACATTAATATATATGACTTTTTTCCTCTTTGTGTAGGATGCCCATGAATTTTTGAACTTTCTGCTGAATGAACTTGTCGACATACTGGAGAAAGAAGCCCAATCTGCAAAAAGTGATCCTGAAACTTCATCACCGGCTGACAAGATTGCAAATGGGCCAAAGAATACTCTGGCCAATGGTATTCAGAAAGAGCCTTTAGTTACTTGGGTGCACAAAAATTTCCAGGTGACtgcctattttcatgttttttctttttctcattgaTTGTTTGTGATAAATTTTTTGGCAGGCAATGCTTAGATGTATTTTGATTGACCAATTTTTTGCACTCAGATTTTGCATGCACATTACCGCAATATCATTGAATTTAGGTTGTTCAATTGCTGTGTCATTTATTAATTTTAGTGCAGATGGTCTGCTGCAAATTCTTGCCTAGAGCCACCAAGTGCTGAATTGGGAATATAATGTTTGCTGCAAATTCTTGCTTTGAGCCATCAAGTGCTGAATTTGGAAATATAATTTTCTCTCTGATGTCCATGCTTTCTTTTACTTTTGCCTGCTTTCTAGTGCACAGCAGCTTTTGTCTCTCCTACACGTAGTTAAGCAGTGGTGGTGATTTCTATTGTTTTTTCCTACTgcttttcaggaaaaaaaaaaaattttgttttattttatttttgatgaTTATTTGAACCAGGGAATTCTCACCAATGAGACAAGGTGCTTGCGTTGTGAGACAGTAACTGCTAGGGATGAAACCTTTTTTGACTTGAGCCTTGATATTGAGCAGAACAGCTCAATCACTAGCTGTCTGAAAAATTTTAGTTCCACGGAGACTTTGAATGCCGAGGACAAGTTCTTCTGTGACAAGTGCTGCAGGTAAGGGTTTGATTCAGTATTCTTATACCTGGTTTTACTTCAAATCTATTGTTTTCACCACTTCAATCTTTTTGTTGTTGCTACAGAGTAATTTCAATGGGGTGTGTTgtgtttggtggctcatttcttggaATGGTTAACATACACAAGGAGGAGAACATAGTTAATATCAGCATTCTGGGGAAACCCGTCGATGGTTTTTTCTGAAACCGgaaaaaaccgttgacggtttttctGGAATCTCAGAAATctgctcttggtattttcttccgtcgatggtttcaggaaaaccgtcgatggttttattCACGGAAGCGAGgctgaattcaaaatttgaattcgaacgttaagttggttgggttttggagggaaacctccgaaggaAACTTTATTTATACACTTTTGTGAGTGTATTGAGTGAAGTAGATCATTGTAAATTGTATTGTATCGTCCCCTTTGGCATTTACATAGTGAAAacctttgccgattgctcccgtggatgcaggcattaccgaaccacgtaaatttttgtgTTGTTATTCTTGCTTTCAGATACTGTGTGTGTTCCATTTTGGTTCTTTATTGTTTGCTGCGTTTAAATTCCGCTGTGCAAATTCATAGTTCATTCACAACAGGGTGGCTGAATCCAGGGTGGCTGAATCCTGAGTATTGCTTGAGAAATACATACTTGGGGCCTGTTATGTTGTGGAGAGCAGTTATGATTTTCCATcttcaattttctaaaaaattactaaaatagtatatatatttatgtgaaagttaaaatttaaaaaaaaaaaaagggtttttgGAGTTCCCTAAACAAATTCTGGCAAACTGGAAAACTAGGTTGcagttttgtaattatttggaaaacCAAAATGAAGAATGAAAACTGTTCTTCACAGCCAGCCCTTAGGATGCAATCTTTCTTAACTGTACAACCTGGTGCTTGCTTGAAGCCTAGCTTGAGGAAAGCGGTTGCTTTGTTACGAATAGGTGTAGCCCTGGTGGGCCTGGTCAATATGTTTCATCGAGTGATCATGTGTGGCAGGATGTTTTTTCCAtgatgaaataattttttagaatttctttttttaatgtttttacaaataataatattcagtttatttattttcttatggtGTTAATTTAATTGATTCTCGTTTGCATCTGTGATATATCTTGTTTCTATAATGCAGTCTACAAGAAGCTCAGAAGAGgatgaaaataaaaaaaccacCTCACATCCTGGTCATCCATCTGAAGCGATTCAAGTACATTGAGCAGTTGGGTCGGTACAAGAAGCTTTCTTATAGGGTTGTCTTTCCACTGGAGCTGAAGCTGAGCAATACGGTGGAGGATACTGATTCCGAGTATTCGCTCTTTGCCGTAGTCGTCCATGTTGGAAGTGGGCCTAACCATGGACACTATGTCAGCCTCGTGAAGAGTCATAATCACTGGTTATTTTTCGACGATGAGAATGTGGAGATAATTGAGGAGTCTGCTGTGCAGACATTCTTTGGATCAGCTCAAGAGTATTCCAGTAACACAGATCACGGATACATCTTGTTTTATGAAAGCCTGGCTACAAATAACAAGAGCTAAGAGATGTGGGGGAATCTGCTTCCACATCAACATGGTATTTTTAATCTCAGAACTTGTTTCTttctcatttcttttcttttcttaccccttgtttattattattattattaccattattgtttttattattattttttttctttcgtcTCGGTATTTGACCATGTGGAAAGAACTTTGAAGAGCGGGTGAGATGAAGTGACATGGGATGTGAAAAATGTATACTTAGGTGGTGGCTTTGTATAGTGAATGGTAGAAGCGCGCCGTCTTTCAGTTTTTCAACAAATAAGGGGGGGAAAACGGTGTATATGGTGGTGTGAGAAATTTCACAGGGTTTGTATTGTTGGTGGCTAAACATGCTTTAATTTAACTACAGAAATGCAATGCAATGGAATTGCACCCAACTGTTCATTTTCTGCGTCGCTTCAGAATTCTTCAGCAGTGGAAAGAATGGCGCTGCTGAAGCCATTTTGCTTGCACTTCTTTAGAGTGCTGCAACTCATGGGGTATGAAAATGTATGGGATCAATTATTTAAAGTGACTGCGTAATTTTGAGAAGTATAAACTTCATAGGTCAGCATTTATTCTGAGACTCGATAAAACCTGAAGGGTGAAGTACAGGCACGGCCCAGTTTTCCTTTATTTCAGTTGGTTCGAGGGGTTCAAAATCACATGAAATATTAGATGGGTTCTAAAAATATCTTGCCATATGATAATAACGCATTTTCTTCATTATTATTCTCGTTACTATTATTGCTAAAAGAAAGCAGCAACAGAGGTATTCAAATGTCAAGTTCAGGCGGCCACATGAGCgtgaaaattaaattatttacTCCTGCTATGTGGattttttcaattatttatgTGTCATGTAAACAGCAGACAAGgagtttttttcaattttaattttattttttaataaataaaagttTGATTGAGAAAACATTTCCTATTTTGATGCTTATGTCGTTCAAAAATTTTGCTGAACCATCCAGTGAGATTTAAAGGGTCAGGCCAAATTGGGTGTTGACACTAGCGGGAAAGATTCaaactaattttttgaaaaaagcaAATAACAAAAATTGGAATAAAGTTGCCAAAAAAGAAATGGTTACTATTATAGCGacaattattatttaatatattaaaaataaaaaataagtgcTCAAAACGTTATCATAAAAATGTTACTGtattagaaaataataatttgaCATTATTTGGGAGGGTTACTATGTGACACTTTGGAATTGTTTTCTTGGACTgcattaatatataaaattagaaaattcaaATCATGAGTTTTCATGGAGTTTGACATCAAACAATAGTAAAAAAAGTCAATATGAATGAATATAAGGTGAAtttgaaatgtactatatgatagcagagtTTTGATGAATTGGTTCAGTTTCAGAatacggtatcgtagctattatTTTAGATTAGTGCCACCATAAGtctcaaatagagtgttggtgattggatagtcgataAAGCTCAGTGAAAAGAAGTGTGTCCCCTTGGCAATCCGGATCaggttgggtaggccaatcgtacttacagatgagTTAGTTTTGGCTTaacgtggtaggccaaccattgttaggtcccatcTAAGGGCTGCACAACTTAATTAtaataatacatgatattagctaTCCATTCAGGggaaatttcagtattatacagatataaccGATGATTTACATATTGatggaaatttattatgatatagtatggTAATGTTGAAAAGTATGATTTCATTAAACTTATATATGTATGAGTACAAATTTTCTTGATTTATCAGTTACAGTTTAACATATTACAGTTAAATTacttgtagtatatgtttataacatgtttgaacttatgttgccacacattgatgataatctatcccaacttactgagagatgtctcatccaaaaattcaaacattttagggaatccagacagacgagcggagcgagctccgaggtagaggagatTTTGGTACTGGCCTAGTTTCAGGGTAAGTGGTTGAATTGAGAGATATGTATGTGTAATCCTAAgatgttttatgaaatttttgggatgtacatgtatatatttatggaaacagtagaactctagtattgtatatgaggttaaggtatattatgtttttcgctgcatagatagtatgtatttatgagaGATATATCCCCGATACCCCACTTTAGATCCGGGTTGACATTGTGGATATTATTATTGGTTTCAAAGCATTTTTATATTTTAGCAGTATAATTTTTGGATCGTTACACCATATCCCATAACAAATTCTCAGGTTTCTTCGCACTATAACTTCCTTCAAAGGATTTGGTTAAAGGATTCAAATTTTGTGAGAGGTATCACCCCCACTAGTTCTTAAGGAGATGACCCTCTTTGTAAGACTAATTTCACCATTTACCAATCCAAGTTTACCATTCAAGGTTTCTATAAGGGTCATTATGTCACTCAATAGCCTTGATATCTTAGCTTCTGTACCTACCATGAAATCAACATGTATTTATTAAAATTCATCTAATCCTTAATAAATTCTTACACTACACCATCAATGGAATTGCATCATCAATCAATGGAAAGCCAAGAAAGTTATCTAATTGATCCCGTCAACTTGTGTTTTCCATCACCAaattaggctttgataccaattgtcacAGGGTCTATGCAACGCCCCAAACGTTCTgctatttttttttccacataataataataataataataataataataataatagatctCTGCtaccataaacataatcaaaGTCAACTCGGACCCAAAGGGGTACCAAGGATCAATCTGTTTACACATACATGTCAACTATGCAGCGGAAATCATAATTTAtgcaaccttatatacaataccagaattctaccatgaccatatatacacatatatttcaCAAAAAGGGCCATAAATAACCTAGGGTCACACCCCAAAATCATTCCATCCTGAtctcaacccaactacttacccttcagtcaGGGTAGCACTAACAGCCTCCTCTTTCTCGGAGCTCACTCCATTTGTCTGTTTgcgtttcttgaaatgtttgtattgctggggtgagacacttctcagtaagggagataaactaatattaacgtgtggcaacatgagtattattatgttataaagaTATAATGCacatgataaactgtatctgataagtaaggaaaatctaTACATAGTTCAACTGGATTTGAAAAATCAAGTAAAATTGTTCTATATAAATCTGAATAaattatatttcaacataatatGCTTGTTATACTATaattctgtatatatataaatcatctgctatatctatatattactgaaattataccctagatggataactgtatatcatgaattaaccccacatgattcgggttgtgcagcccatgggctggacttaaccatggttggcctaccaagttaagtcaaacatgacataattACGCACGATTGCCCACTTACCTGGTCCACCCaccctactctccgcaacacttctcgggttgACACATTGTGGGTATcctgctctccgcaacacttcggggctaatcggcctcTGACCCAACACTtactgaatagtgtggttgcactttcGACTAACACCAACCTGGTCCGCTCATCCTGCTCTCTACAACACTTCTCAGGTCGGCACACAAGAGTTACACTGTCTGATCTAGTtagctagctacggtatcgtgctttgtaATCTGTTATGGTCCATCagggattctgatatcatatagtacatttcatataatatgtAATTTAAACATATATCATTTCATATTTTTGCATAAAATccgtcatatcataatttctggataaattgttatatacatataaatttgTTTACGGCATCTGGGCGGGCTGAGTAATCACGCCATTTGTGCCAATTGAAAATCATGGCATCTGGGCCGACtaaataatcacggcatctgcaccgactaaatatcataatatactaaaaaaaaataatttatgtattgtttatattttttttttctaaaaattgtcaTTAATTCATGCTTGTATTGTGAATTCATAAAGTATTCTAACATGCTatcatttacaataaaatttatactcatgctacacaagtGACTACTCCTCTGTATTATTTCATCTGtctggaaaaatcatatttgactGAAAAATGACATTAAAtctatttctagggttttctcaattcaaacatcaatattcccaaaactacattatttcatatatataatttttgaatcaaatactatataataaatgttaaattttctgaaaatacctcaCTTAATCTATCTCCTTACCTCTTTCCTAAGAAACTTgctgaaaaccctaaatccacgccccaCGACAT
This window contains:
- the LOC131160181 gene encoding ubiquitin carboxyl-terminal hydrolase 4; protein product: MGAAGSKLEKALGDQFPEGERYFGLENFGNTCYCNSVLQALYFCVPFREQLLEYYANNKNPGDAEENLLTCLADLFTQISSQKKKTGVIAPKRFVQRLKKQNELFRSYMHQDAHEFLNFLLNELVDILEKEAQSAKSDPETSSPADKIANGPKNTLANGIQKEPLVTWVHKNFQGILTNETRCLRCETVTARDETFFDLSLDIEQNSSITSCLKNFSSTETLNAEDKFFCDKCCSLQEAQKRMKIKKPPHILVIHLKRFKYIEQLGRYKKLSYRVVFPLELKLSNTVEDTDSEYSLFAVVVHVGSGPNHGHYVSLVKSHNHWLFFDDENVEIIEESAVQTFFGSAQEYSSNTDHGYILFYESLATNNKS